CCTGCCGTCAGAAGCGCAGCGACAGCGAGGCGATCGCGCTCAACGGCTCCCCGGGATGGGCGATCGAGCGGTCGCTGGCCCGGACGATGTAATCCTCGTCGAACAGATTATAGAGGTTCAGCCCCAGCCGGGCGGCCTTCCAGTCATACCAGATGCCGGCATCGACCACGACATAGGGGGCAAGCTTGATGCTCTGATCGAACTGGGCCGAACTGGTGCCGACATAGCGCGCGCCGGCACCGAAGCCCAGGCCACCCAGCGCGTCATCCTCGTCGACGGTATAGCTCAGCCACAACCGCGCCTTGTGCCGGGGCACGCCGCCCAGCGGCTGGCCGACCGCCGTGGGATCGCCGCCATTCTCCAGCGTTTCGGTTTCGGTGAAGCTGTAATTGGCAATCAGGTTGATCTCTGGCGTGATCGCGCCGGTCACGTCGACCTCAAAGCCGCGGCTGCGTTCGCGCACACCGGGGAAATAGCTGATGATGCCGGTGTCGTTGAAATACGTCTGGTCGAGAACCGCGACGTTCTCCTTCTCGATCTGGAACACCGATGCGGTCGCCATCAGCCGGTCGTCGAGCAGGGATGCTTTCACGCCCACTTCATATTGCAGCCCGTCCTCAGGCGACAGCGGCTGGTTGGAGCGGTCGACCACGCCGGCATCCTGCGGCTGGAACGATTGGCTGACGCTGACATAGCCAGAATACATTGGCGTGAATTGATACAGCAGCCCGGCGCGGCCTGTGAAGGCCCGCTCGTCAATCTCGGGCGAGGCCACGCCACCTTGCTCGTTCTCCTGATGCACGATGTCATAGCGCCCACCCAGCAGCAGCTTCAGCCGGCCATCCGCCAGCATCGAGATCTGATCCTGAAGATAGAAGCCCGCCCATTCGGTCTTGCCCCAGGTCAACCCCAGCGCCTGCCCGGCCGGCGGGTCGAAATTCACCTGCGGATCGTTGGAGATCGGCACATTGTCGGGCAGGTTCTGGCGGGTGCGCCAGAAATCGGACTCGATCCGGATCAGGTCGGTGCCGAGCAGCAGCTCATGGCCGACGCCGCCCGCCTCGAAGTTTGCGGTCGCATCCAGCACCAGCTGGAATTCATCCTCGCGCCGGTCCTCGTTCTGATAGCGCAGCCGCAATGCCTCGGCGCCCGGATCGCCGGTAACGCCGCGCGGGCGCAGCGACTCGTTCTTGGCCTCGGCGCGGTGGAACTGCACCTGATTGCGCAGGCTCCAGACGTCGTCGATGCGATGGGTCAACTGATAGCTGGCGGTGTAGTCGTCGATGGTCCGGCCATCCAGATCCGGATCGCCGAAATAGGTGTCCCGATCGACCAGCGGCTTGCCATTCGCGTCCAGCGGCATGCCGGTATCATAGGGCTGCTCTTCATGCACCGCCGACAGGTCGATCAGCAGCTCGGTGTCGTCCGACATCCGCCACAGCAAGCTGGGGGCCACCGCCAGCCGTTCCACCTCCATCTCGTCGCGGAACGATCCGGCATCGGTATAGGCCAGATTCAACCGATAGAGCAGGTCGCCATCCGCCGTCAACGGGCCGGTCAGATCGGCGGAGCTGCGCAGCAGCCGGTCGGTACCGACCTGCTGTTCCACACTGGCCGCCGCCACATCCTGCGGCCGCTTGGTGACGTAATTGACGATACCGCCCGGCTCCAGCGCCCCGTACAGGATCGAGGCCGGCCCCTTCAGCACCTCGACCCGCTCCACATTCACCAGATCCACGGCGCCTGACGAGGTCGAGCGCAGGCCGTTGCGCAGCAAGGTCGGCGACTCGAAACCGCGGATGATCGGCAGCACCTCGGTCTGGGCGTTCAGCGTGTTGCCGGCCTGCTGCACGCCGCTGACATTCTGGTAGATGTCCTTCAGGCTCAGCGCGCCCTGTTCACGGATCACCTCGGCCGGCACCACCTGCACCGATGCCGGGGTGTCCATGATCGCGGTGTCGGTTTTGGTGGCACTGGCGCTGCGGGTGGCGAGATACCCTTCGACCGGGCCGGTCGCGGTTTCCAGCCGCGCCCGGCTGCCGGTCACCGTCAACGGGTCCAGCGCCGTGGTGCCGCCGGCCGCCACCGGCCGGGTCAGCAGCACGGTCGCATCCTCGGTGATCGTCCAGGCGATGCCGGTGCCGGCCAGCATCCGGGCCAGGGCCTCGTCGATGGTGAACCGGCCGGCCAGCGGCTGGCTCCGCAGCCCGTCGGTCGCCGCAGCCTCGCCCGTCACCTGCAGGCCGGCCTGACGACCGAAGGCATTCAGCGCCTCGGCCAGTGGCTGGGCCGGGATGTCGAAGCGGATCGCCGCCGGTGCCGCCTCGGCCGACTGCGCCCACGCCTGCCCGGGCGCCGCCACCGTCAGGATCAGCGCCGGCAGTGCCATCACCAATGCCGTCGTCGCCATCAACTGCATCGCCCACTGCCGCCCTGTTCCCTGCATCCGCCGCCCACCGGCCACAGCCTGTGTCCCCGCTCCCGCCACGATCCGATCCCTTTCCGTCCGATGCTGTCGATCATTGCAAATGCGATGCATTCGCCGTTCTCGATCAACAACGAGAGGCTCGGCGTTTCTTTTCAGGCCATAGCGGCTTTTTCTGAATGCGATGGCAGGGGGGTAAAGTTCAGGGCATCGACAGGACGTGCAGGAACGGGGTCACCGCCCGCACCGTGCCGCCGGCGGGGCGCACGATCGCCCGCAGGGCGCGCGCCGGATCGCGCAGATCATAGGAACCGCTGATCCGCCGGCCGGCCAGCCGGTCATCGGCAATGACGATCCAGCCCGGCTGATAGCGGCGCAGATCCGCCACGACCTCGGCAACCGTCGCGTCGGTCACCTGAAGCCGGCCATCGCGCCACACCGCCACCGTCCCCGGAGCCTGCAGGCTCTGGCGGGCATCACCGGTCGCGCGGTCCACCGCCAGCCGGTCGCCCGCGCCCAGCCGATGTGGCGCGGCACTGTCGCCGGCATCAGCCGACCCCACCATCACCGCGCCGCTTTCAACCGCCACCGAGACGGTGTCGGGTTGCAGGCGGACATCGAAGCGGGTGCCGGTGACGGTGACCCGGCTGGCCCCGGCCGTCACCGTGAATGGCAGCCCGGCATCGGGCGCCACCGCGAAATACGCCTCGCCGCTGATCAGGGTCACCGCACGGCCGGTATCGGACAGGCGCACGCGGATGGCGGTCTCCGGCGCCAGATCGACCACGCTGCCATCGTCGAGCACCACATGGGCGACCTCACCGGTGCCGGTTGCATGATCCGCACGCAGGCGGCGCAGACCCTCCGGCCCGCCGATCGCCAGAACCAGCACCGCCGCCATGGCCGCTGCGGCCACGACGATCCGCCGGGCGCGGGGCAGGTCACGCCAGCCGCGCCGCCCATGCACCACCTGAGGCGCGGCCGGTTCTGCCGCCAGCCACTCGGCCGGCCCGGTCTGCGGCGGCACCTCGCCCATCGCCCGCCATGCGGCACAGGCCCGCAACCATGCACGGGCATGTGCCGGATCGGCCGCGTGCCAGCGGGCGAAGGCACGGCCAAGCGCCGGATCGGCTGGTGCGTCGTGCAGCCGCAGCAGCCAGTCCATCGCCGTCTCGCGCAGCGCCTGATCGTGATCGGGCGGTGTCACGGCATGGCCCCGGTCA
The sequence above is a segment of the Tistrella bauzanensis genome. Coding sequences within it:
- a CDS encoding FecR family protein encodes the protein MMAGATDDRGHAVTPPDHDQALRETAMDWLLRLHDAPADPALGRAFARWHAADPAHARAWLRACAAWRAMGEVPPQTGPAEWLAAEPAAPQVVHGRRGWRDLPRARRIVVAAAAMAAVLVLAIGGPEGLRRLRADHATGTGEVAHVVLDDGSVVDLAPETAIRVRLSDTGRAVTLISGEAYFAVAPDAGLPFTVTAGASRVTVTGTRFDVRLQPDTVSVAVESGAVMVGSADAGDSAAPHRLGAGDRLAVDRATGDARQSLQAPGTVAVWRDGRLQVTDATVAEVVADLRRYQPGWIVIADDRLAGRRISGSYDLRDPARALRAIVRPAGGTVRAVTPFLHVLSMP
- a CDS encoding TonB-dependent siderophore receptor, which translates into the protein MQGTGRQWAMQLMATTALVMALPALILTVAAPGQAWAQSAEAAPAAIRFDIPAQPLAEALNAFGRQAGLQVTGEAAATDGLRSQPLAGRFTIDEALARMLAGTGIAWTITEDATVLLTRPVAAGGTTALDPLTVTGSRARLETATGPVEGYLATRSASATKTDTAIMDTPASVQVVPAEVIREQGALSLKDIYQNVSGVQQAGNTLNAQTEVLPIIRGFESPTLLRNGLRSTSSGAVDLVNVERVEVLKGPASILYGALEPGGIVNYVTKRPQDVAAASVEQQVGTDRLLRSSADLTGPLTADGDLLYRLNLAYTDAGSFRDEMEVERLAVAPSLLWRMSDDTELLIDLSAVHEEQPYDTGMPLDANGKPLVDRDTYFGDPDLDGRTIDDYTASYQLTHRIDDVWSLRNQVQFHRAEAKNESLRPRGVTGDPGAEALRLRYQNEDRREDEFQLVLDATANFEAGGVGHELLLGTDLIRIESDFWRTRQNLPDNVPISNDPQVNFDPPAGQALGLTWGKTEWAGFYLQDQISMLADGRLKLLLGGRYDIVHQENEQGGVASPEIDERAFTGRAGLLYQFTPMYSGYVSVSQSFQPQDAGVVDRSNQPLSPEDGLQYEVGVKASLLDDRLMATASVFQIEKENVAVLDQTYFNDTGIISYFPGVRERSRGFEVDVTGAITPEINLIANYSFTETETLENGGDPTAVGQPLGGVPRHKARLWLSYTVDEDDALGGLGFGAGARYVGTSSAQFDQSIKLAPYVVVDAGIWYDWKAARLGLNLYNLFDEDYIVRASDRSIAHPGEPLSAIASLSLRF